A genome region from Pseudoalteromonas tetraodonis includes the following:
- the rplN gene encoding 50S ribosomal protein L14, producing MIQMQTQLEVADNSGARKVQCIKVLGGSHRRYAAIGDIIKVSVKEAIPRGKVKKGDVKNAVVVRTKKGVRRPDGSLIRFDSNAAVILNDNLQPIGTRIFGPVTRELRNEKFMKIVSLAPEVL from the coding sequence ATGATCCAAATGCAAACTCAGCTGGAAGTTGCTGATAACAGCGGCGCTCGCAAAGTGCAGTGTATAAAAGTCCTTGGTGGTTCACACCGTCGCTATGCAGCGATTGGCGATATCATTAAAGTTTCTGTAAAAGAAGCGATTCCTCGCGGTAAAGTGAAGAAAGGTGATGTTAAAAACGCGGTAGTTGTGCGTACCAAAAAAGGCGTTCGTCGTCCAGACGGTTCATTGATCCGTTTCGACAGCAATGCGGCTGTTATCTTAAATGATAACTTGCAGCCTATTGGTACTCGTATTTTCGGCCCTGTGACTCGCGAACTTCGTAATGAAAAGTTCATGAAAATCGTTTCACTAGCCCCAGAAGTACTGTAA
- the rpsN gene encoding 30S ribosomal protein S14 produces the protein MAKNSMKAREAKRTKLVAQYAEKRAALKAIISDVNTSEDDRWDAVLKLQALPRDSSPARQRNRCNITGRPHGFLRKFGMSRIKVREAAMRGEIPGLKKASW, from the coding sequence ATGGCAAAGAATTCTATGAAAGCGCGCGAAGCAAAGCGCACTAAACTAGTTGCTCAGTACGCTGAAAAGCGTGCAGCACTAAAAGCTATCATCAGTGATGTTAATACATCTGAAGATGATCGTTGGGACGCGGTACTTAAGCTACAAGCTTTACCTCGTGATTCTAGCCCTGCACGTCAACGTAATCGTTGTAACATTACGGGCCGCCCACATGGTTTCCTTCGCAAATTCGGCATGAGCCGTATTAAAGTTCGCGAAGCAGCTATGCGCGGTGAAATTCCTGGCCTTAAAAAGGCTAGCTGGTAA
- a CDS encoding TorF family putative porin produces the protein MLKLQKTILIGALALTGMTSTTAFAEVTANAAATSNYLWRGQEQTGGDAAVSGGIDYANESGFYAGTWASNASWADEMTYELDLYAGFGGAINENVSYDVGYIYYAYPDAASGADADFSEVYGSISVQGFTFGAAVLATSAASGDGTDFGDSLYLNADYSFAVGSNGTEMALHIGHYSGDFIGDDNIIDYGVSVSKDGFTFGLSDNDMDGSDVKAYVAYAVDFSL, from the coding sequence ATGCTAAAACTACAAAAAACAATACTCATCGGTGCATTGGCATTAACAGGAATGACATCAACTACTGCATTTGCCGAAGTAACAGCCAATGCAGCCGCTACTTCTAACTACTTATGGCGCGGACAAGAGCAAACTGGGGGCGATGCAGCTGTATCTGGCGGTATTGATTACGCTAATGAATCTGGATTTTATGCAGGTACGTGGGCGTCAAATGCGTCTTGGGCCGATGAAATGACCTACGAACTAGACTTATACGCCGGTTTTGGCGGCGCTATTAATGAAAACGTAAGTTATGACGTAGGTTATATTTATTACGCTTACCCAGATGCGGCATCAGGTGCCGATGCAGATTTTTCAGAAGTTTACGGTAGCATTAGTGTGCAAGGTTTTACATTTGGTGCAGCCGTACTTGCAACATCTGCTGCCAGTGGTGATGGTACTGATTTTGGTGATTCACTGTATTTAAACGCCGATTACAGCTTCGCTGTTGGTAGCAATGGCACTGAAATGGCGCTACACATAGGGCATTACTCAGGCGATTTCATCGGTGATGACAATATTATTGATTATGGTGTATCAGTGTCTAAAGATGGTTTTACCTTTGGCCTATCTGATAACGACATGGACGGCTCAGATGTTAAAGCTTATGTAGCCTACGCTGTCGACTTTAGCCTATAA
- a CDS encoding YIP1 family protein, translating into MKSSNALSACIDIFISPSKAFNGLKEAKGWSWLAFALLALTLAASAYTFYTTADSQFILDQQVAAASVDATIGEKKMIRQSMEQSLDNQVWFAIGGGIFGLLFINALLSGYYMLISKQDPDANYSYGAWYGFGVWSMMPMVISSLGVVALVLTASNNELPISLFNYASINQLFLGLELGDSFYNMMESLSIFSLWSIALVAIGLKCWTNFSFNKALLFAALPTIIIYSIWTIIIVA; encoded by the coding sequence ATGAAGTCATCTAACGCGCTATCTGCTTGTATCGACATTTTTATCAGCCCAAGCAAGGCTTTTAATGGGCTAAAAGAAGCTAAAGGCTGGTCTTGGCTTGCTTTTGCACTTCTCGCTCTAACCCTTGCAGCCTCTGCTTATACATTTTATACCACTGCAGACTCACAATTTATTTTAGACCAGCAGGTTGCTGCAGCGAGTGTGGATGCCACAATCGGCGAGAAAAAAATGATCCGTCAAAGTATGGAGCAAAGCCTCGATAACCAAGTGTGGTTTGCAATTGGCGGGGGTATTTTCGGCCTTCTTTTTATAAATGCACTCCTATCTGGGTATTACATGTTGATATCTAAGCAAGACCCTGATGCTAATTATAGCTATGGTGCGTGGTATGGTTTTGGTGTTTGGAGCATGATGCCCATGGTTATTTCAAGTTTAGGTGTTGTTGCGCTAGTTCTTACAGCCAGTAACAATGAATTACCTATTAGTTTATTCAATTACGCGTCTATAAATCAGTTATTTCTGGGATTAGAGCTTGGAGATAGCTTCTATAATATGATGGAGAGTTTAAGTATTTTTAGTCTTTGGAGCATAGCTTTGGTTGCTATTGGGTTAAAGTGTTGGACTAATTTCAGCTTTAATAAAGCACTTCTTTTTGCTGCGCTACCGACCATTATCATTTACAGCATCTGGACAATTATTATTGTTGCTTAA
- a CDS encoding ABC transporter permease codes for MFKSAIAIMEGTKAALMAIKANAMRSALTCLGIIIGVAAVITVVAVMQGFTKQINDQLADMAPDVTTIKPFTSIEQEMVGKNAKLTYNDFLVLKARVKEAETLTALMFTWRFSGGAEYGNKSHSSRVMGTEQDYQKAYRTFPELGRFIRAEDDEKRRRVAFIGPSIIEKLNLPKNPVGEYIKLGGEWFRIIGVAEKQGSLLGFDQDDYINIPISTMSALEGPSSSSNVQIMFRLKEDSDEELVLAKITRILRQLHKLKDNQENDFEFETAEKARANVDKFTGSATAITAGIVGISLVVGGIGVMNIMLVSVTERTRVIGTLKALGATPGFIMLQFLVEAVVLSLFGGLIGLVIGYGAAELISLSVPSMPDAYIPGWAIMLSFGFTSLIGIVFGLAPAIKAARLNPIDALRYE; via the coding sequence ATGTTTAAATCTGCTATTGCAATTATGGAAGGAACAAAAGCAGCACTAATGGCCATTAAAGCCAATGCCATGCGAAGCGCACTCACTTGTTTAGGGATTATAATTGGGGTTGCCGCGGTTATTACAGTGGTAGCCGTTATGCAAGGCTTTACTAAGCAAATTAACGATCAACTCGCAGATATGGCACCTGATGTAACCACAATTAAACCCTTTACCAGCATTGAACAAGAAATGGTGGGCAAAAATGCTAAACTCACTTACAACGATTTTTTAGTCTTAAAAGCCCGAGTAAAAGAGGCTGAAACACTCACTGCACTGATGTTTACTTGGCGTTTTTCTGGTGGCGCTGAATATGGAAATAAAAGCCACTCATCACGAGTAATGGGTACAGAGCAAGATTACCAAAAAGCGTATAGAACCTTTCCAGAACTTGGGCGCTTTATTCGCGCAGAGGATGATGAAAAGCGCCGTCGAGTCGCTTTTATTGGTCCATCCATTATTGAAAAGCTAAACCTGCCAAAAAACCCTGTAGGCGAATATATTAAACTTGGCGGCGAGTGGTTTAGAATTATTGGCGTGGCTGAAAAACAAGGTAGTTTATTGGGGTTCGATCAAGACGATTATATTAATATTCCCATCAGTACCATGAGCGCATTAGAGGGTCCAAGTAGCAGCAGCAATGTACAAATTATGTTTAGACTCAAAGAAGACAGTGATGAAGAATTGGTACTTGCTAAAATCACTCGCATTTTACGCCAATTACATAAACTAAAAGACAATCAAGAAAACGACTTTGAATTTGAAACAGCTGAAAAAGCACGCGCTAACGTTGATAAATTTACAGGTAGCGCTACAGCAATTACCGCAGGGATTGTAGGTATCAGTCTTGTTGTTGGCGGTATTGGTGTAATGAACATTATGCTTGTATCTGTCACCGAACGCACCCGTGTGATAGGCACATTAAAAGCACTGGGGGCGACTCCTGGTTTTATCATGCTGCAATTTTTAGTTGAAGCCGTGGTGCTGTCATTATTTGGAGGCTTAATTGGCTTAGTCATTGGCTATGGTGCTGCCGAGCTCATTTCGCTCTCTGTACCAAGCATGCCCGACGCTTATATACCAGGCTGGGCTATTATGCTGTCGTTTGGTTTTACCTCTTTAATCGGTATTGTATTTGGTTTAGCTCCCGCAATAAAAGCAGCTAGGCTTAATCCCATTGATGCCTTACGTTATGAATAA
- a CDS encoding ABC transporter ATP-binding protein, whose amino-acid sequence MSAVIKLEHINKQYKMGEQIFKALDDVNVVINENEYVAIIGPSGSGKSTLMNLLGCLDTPTTGDYFLKDKLVKSMTETELAHQRNESVGFIFQSFNLLPRASALENVMQPLVYRFIPAKQRKQKALDALKRVGLGDKVDHLSSQLSGGQRQRVAIARALVTKPHILLGDEPTGNLDSKTTTEIMALFDELHNEGHTIILVTHEQEIADHCQRVIRLVDGKVVSDVRKGEGDKQHV is encoded by the coding sequence ATGTCGGCGGTAATTAAGCTTGAGCATATTAACAAGCAATACAAAATGGGTGAGCAAATATTTAAAGCCCTTGATGATGTAAACGTGGTCATTAATGAAAACGAGTATGTCGCTATAATCGGTCCTTCAGGTTCAGGTAAGTCAACTTTAATGAACTTATTGGGTTGCTTAGATACTCCAACTACTGGGGATTACTTTTTAAAAGATAAACTTGTAAAAAGTATGACAGAAACCGAGCTCGCTCATCAGCGTAACGAAAGTGTTGGCTTTATTTTTCAGAGCTTTAACTTACTTCCGCGTGCGTCGGCACTTGAAAATGTGATGCAGCCTTTGGTTTATAGGTTTATACCCGCAAAACAACGTAAACAAAAAGCCCTCGATGCACTCAAACGTGTAGGACTCGGTGATAAAGTGGATCATCTATCAAGCCAGTTGTCTGGTGGGCAACGCCAGCGTGTTGCCATTGCACGAGCGCTAGTGACTAAACCGCATATTTTACTCGGTGACGAACCAACCGGGAATCTAGACAGCAAAACTACCACTGAAATTATGGCGCTATTTGATGAGCTACATAATGAAGGCCACACCATTATTTTGGTAACTCACGAACAAGAAATTGCAGATCATTGCCAGCGAGTTATTCGCTTAGTTGATGGCAAGGTAGTGAGTGATGTTCGTAAAGGCGAGGGAGACAAACAACATGTTTAA
- a CDS encoding efflux RND transporter periplasmic adaptor subunit: MKKAIIITLAIAAFIALIVSKQITGDEKAPEVNVAQVEQGSIADSIMASGNLVFNTQVQLRSEVTGRVDKVFVEEGQSVKQGDILMRLDTTAFESEVTRNKAVLRASEIEIKHSKTRLLNFERQLKRQKELYDVGLAGQEVYENLQNARDLAKIDIEARVESYNQAKASLSIAEDRLSKSVFRAPMSGLLASVNIKEGETVIAGTTNIIGSDLMLVADPSAILAELRVDETDIAGIKLDQHADIYAAAYPNQPFTGKVINIGTSAKNQAGSQGLSFRVKVLLDNTDRQLYAGMSCRAEIATSLAVNGLKLPIEAVQKEDDKTFVWRLNDDNTVSKAYVEVGISSDIEQAITQGLNKGERIVIGPARPISKLKENDTVKVKQSTAKDTQ, encoded by the coding sequence ATGAAAAAAGCGATTATCATTACCCTTGCAATTGCAGCTTTTATTGCTCTTATCGTATCAAAGCAAATTACTGGCGATGAAAAAGCACCAGAGGTAAATGTTGCACAGGTTGAGCAAGGTAGTATTGCAGACTCCATTATGGCCTCTGGCAATTTAGTCTTTAATACTCAAGTGCAGTTACGTTCAGAGGTAACCGGACGAGTCGACAAGGTGTTTGTTGAAGAAGGGCAAAGTGTAAAACAAGGCGACATTTTAATGCGCTTAGATACCACTGCTTTTGAGTCAGAAGTAACACGTAATAAAGCGGTATTGCGAGCTAGCGAAATAGAAATAAAACATAGTAAAACACGCCTTTTGAACTTTGAACGTCAGCTTAAACGTCAAAAAGAGCTTTATGACGTAGGCCTAGCAGGGCAAGAAGTATACGAGAACTTACAAAATGCACGCGACCTTGCCAAAATAGATATTGAAGCCAGAGTAGAGTCTTATAATCAAGCCAAAGCCTCTCTTTCAATCGCTGAAGATAGACTTAGCAAAAGTGTATTTCGTGCTCCAATGAGTGGTTTGCTCGCCTCAGTAAATATTAAAGAAGGCGAAACCGTTATTGCCGGCACCACTAATATTATTGGCTCAGATTTAATGCTGGTTGCCGACCCAAGCGCTATTTTAGCTGAGCTCAGAGTTGATGAAACTGATATTGCTGGCATTAAATTGGACCAGCATGCAGATATTTATGCTGCTGCGTACCCCAATCAACCCTTCACTGGCAAGGTCATTAACATTGGAACCTCAGCAAAAAACCAAGCAGGTTCACAAGGTTTATCATTTCGAGTGAAAGTGTTACTTGATAATACCGATAGGCAACTATATGCAGGTATGAGCTGCCGTGCAGAAATCGCAACAAGCCTTGCTGTGAATGGCTTAAAGCTCCCTATCGAAGCCGTACAAAAAGAAGATGATAAAACGTTTGTATGGCGTTTAAACGACGATAACACTGTAAGCAAAGCCTATGTAGAAGTAGGTATTTCTTCAGATATAGAGCAAGCAATTACCCAAGGTTTAAATAAAGGAGAGCGTATTGTTATTGGCCCTGCACGCCCAATCAGTAAGTTAAAAGAAAATGATACAGTAAAAGTTAAGCAATCTACCGCCAAGGATACACAATAA
- the rplE gene encoding 50S ribosomal protein L5, protein MAKLHEVYKDKVVAELQEKFGFSSVMQVPQIEKITLNMGVGEALADKKILDNAVADLEAISGQKPLITKARKSVAGFKVREGYPIGCKVTLRGERMWDFFERLVSIAIPRIRDFRGVSAKSFDGRGNYSMGVREQIIFPEIDYDKVDRVRGMDITITTSAKSDEEGRALLEAFNFPFKK, encoded by the coding sequence ATGGCGAAACTGCATGAAGTATATAAAGACAAAGTAGTTGCTGAACTTCAAGAGAAGTTTGGTTTCAGCTCTGTCATGCAAGTCCCTCAGATCGAGAAGATCACATTAAATATGGGTGTGGGCGAAGCCTTAGCTGACAAGAAGATTTTAGATAACGCTGTTGCGGATCTAGAAGCTATCTCTGGTCAGAAACCTTTAATCACTAAAGCACGCAAATCTGTTGCTGGCTTCAAAGTGCGTGAAGGTTACCCGATTGGTTGTAAAGTAACCCTACGCGGCGAGCGTATGTGGGACTTTTTTGAGCGTTTGGTTTCAATCGCTATCCCACGTATCCGTGACTTCCGTGGTGTGAGTGCTAAGTCTTTTGATGGACGCGGTAACTACAGCATGGGCGTACGTGAACAAATCATCTTCCCAGAAATTGATTATGATAAAGTAGACCGTGTACGCGGTATGGATATCACAATCACTACATCTGCGAAATCAGATGAGGAAGGCCGTGCGTTGTTAGAAGCGTTTAACTTCCCATTCAAGAAATAA
- a CDS encoding efflux RND transporter periplasmic adaptor subunit: MQGKSKLIGTFAALFVIIMAVFYMAGSFSDKQAAGLKESQITSYQGERVTVTLQSIAGTEQVPGSVIAKQNTQISSHVMAQVEQLKVRAGDKVAKGDLLIMLKQDDFKAALAQSSANINAVQASLTQAKKQLARMIDLNAQGLVSVSELDDAKAKFENLTANLAVAKQQQTQAQVSLNYTRITAPISGVVVERLTEPGDTATPGKPLITLYNPLQLQLEFNVREQQAVKLRVGDSLNVVLPSLDITTPATVSEIVPVADNAARSLFIRLEADAQLGLMPGLYAQLQLPIKSTQGVLIDPRWVHEFGQLNMVYVLENETLVKRFVRLGSIINNQQHVIAGLKEGDVLAVDYMPSQSD, translated from the coding sequence ATGCAGGGTAAATCAAAACTTATAGGCACATTTGCCGCGTTATTTGTCATTATTATGGCTGTGTTTTATATGGCAGGCAGCTTTTCTGACAAGCAAGCTGCTGGCTTAAAAGAATCACAAATAACGAGCTATCAAGGTGAGCGAGTAACGGTAACGCTGCAAAGTATTGCAGGCACTGAGCAGGTACCAGGTAGTGTAATAGCAAAACAAAATACGCAAATTTCATCGCATGTTATGGCGCAGGTTGAGCAGTTAAAAGTACGTGCTGGCGATAAAGTCGCTAAGGGCGATTTACTTATTATGCTCAAGCAAGATGATTTTAAAGCGGCGTTAGCGCAAAGCAGCGCAAATATTAATGCGGTGCAAGCGTCGTTAACGCAAGCTAAAAAGCAACTAGCCAGAATGATTGATTTAAATGCGCAAGGATTAGTATCTGTTAGTGAATTAGATGACGCCAAAGCAAAGTTTGAAAACTTAACCGCTAATTTAGCGGTTGCTAAGCAACAGCAAACGCAAGCTCAGGTATCGCTTAATTATACGCGTATTACTGCCCCTATTTCGGGCGTGGTCGTTGAGCGCCTAACTGAACCTGGCGATACTGCAACACCCGGTAAACCGCTGATTACTTTGTATAACCCATTACAGTTACAGCTTGAATTTAATGTACGTGAACAACAAGCAGTAAAATTAAGAGTCGGGGACAGTTTAAATGTGGTATTACCTTCTCTAGATATAACAACACCCGCAACGGTGAGCGAAATTGTACCAGTGGCAGATAACGCGGCGCGCAGCTTGTTTATTCGTTTAGAAGCCGATGCGCAACTTGGTTTAATGCCAGGCCTTTATGCTCAACTACAGTTACCAATAAAAAGTACCCAAGGTGTATTAATTGATCCACGTTGGGTGCATGAGTTTGGTCAGCTCAATATGGTGTATGTACTTGAAAACGAAACGCTGGTTAAACGTTTCGTGCGTTTAGGCAGTATTATAAATAACCAGCAACACGTAATAGCAGGCCTAAAAGAGGGTGATGTACTTGCTGTTGATTACATGCCAAGTCAAAGCGATTAA
- a CDS encoding AsmA family protein: MKTLFKVIGVILLLCIALIVAAPFLIPTDTIFNKVSEQVEKTTGRTLTIKGDKTLSVFPALKLELNDVHFANMSSGSRADMASMQQLAVHIPWLSLLGGELKLEKFVINEPDILLETDKSGKANWQLFDAVAKQPEQQTQSGEAVKLPENFDIQLGEVAIYGGSFTYLDGQTGAKQQISDLELAILLPSLRKQLEVKGAITYMQERFELDVKLDTPAKAIEGAPFNVKQTLNSRLVDLTFDGSIAKQGQDIKGLLALNGDSVKNIANWQGVDLNAKDNAFNAFSINTQMHLLSEEFNLTELVATLDALEIKGKSKVNLGSRLAVNADIDLGMLDLNPYLPETVAKKEAPVKDESKPAEPIVWDDTKIDLSGLSALDANVIVRSSGLKANDIKLGANQFTMALKNSIAKLSLDSFAAYEGTGKGVVTINAQNTPYKIATNFDLDKIDAQPLLSDAAGFDKLMGKGSLSWNLTTAGQSQKTFINALNGKLGFKFADGAVKGANVAEMVRKGKELVKGNFNAVSEGLDTGFEESEKTDFSALSGSFNFTNGVGKNTDLSLISPLIRISGEGDVDLPQTLVNYRLVTGVVDSIEGQGTTDDSTGFKVPLRIKGPFHDVNIKLDVSNALKDEAKQKLDDAKDKAKDKIKDKLKGLFG, translated from the coding sequence ATGAAAACCTTATTTAAAGTTATTGGTGTCATATTATTGCTATGCATAGCGTTAATTGTTGCTGCACCATTTTTAATTCCTACTGATACCATTTTTAATAAAGTGTCTGAGCAGGTAGAAAAAACAACCGGGCGAACATTAACGATAAAGGGCGATAAAACCCTCAGTGTATTTCCTGCATTAAAGCTGGAGCTTAATGATGTGCATTTTGCCAATATGTCCAGTGGCTCTCGCGCTGATATGGCAAGTATGCAGCAACTTGCCGTTCATATTCCTTGGCTTTCATTACTCGGTGGCGAACTAAAGCTAGAAAAGTTTGTCATTAATGAGCCTGATATTTTGCTAGAAACCGATAAAAGCGGTAAAGCTAACTGGCAGTTATTTGATGCAGTGGCCAAGCAACCTGAGCAGCAAACTCAATCGGGTGAGGCAGTCAAACTACCTGAAAACTTTGATATTCAATTAGGTGAAGTCGCTATTTATGGCGGGTCGTTTACATATTTAGATGGTCAAACGGGTGCTAAACAACAAATTAGCGATTTAGAACTGGCTATATTACTGCCTTCACTGCGCAAACAGCTCGAAGTCAAAGGGGCTATTACTTATATGCAAGAGCGATTTGAGCTTGATGTAAAACTTGATACTCCAGCAAAAGCGATTGAAGGTGCCCCATTTAATGTAAAGCAAACGCTTAACTCACGTTTAGTCGATTTAACGTTTGATGGCAGCATAGCCAAACAAGGCCAAGATATTAAAGGATTATTAGCACTTAACGGTGATTCAGTTAAAAATATTGCTAACTGGCAAGGGGTTGACTTAAACGCTAAAGACAATGCGTTTAATGCCTTTAGTATCAATACCCAAATGCACTTGCTCAGTGAGGAGTTTAACCTAACAGAATTAGTTGCAACGCTCGATGCTCTCGAGATTAAAGGTAAAAGTAAGGTGAATCTAGGCAGCCGTTTAGCGGTTAATGCTGATATTGACCTAGGGATGCTTGATTTAAATCCTTACTTACCAGAAACCGTAGCTAAAAAAGAAGCCCCAGTAAAAGACGAGTCTAAGCCTGCAGAGCCAATAGTGTGGGATGATACTAAAATTGATTTAAGTGGCTTAAGTGCATTAGATGCAAATGTGATTGTTCGTTCAAGTGGTTTAAAAGCTAACGACATTAAACTAGGCGCTAATCAGTTTACTATGGCACTTAAAAATAGCATTGCTAAATTAAGTTTAGATAGCTTTGCGGCTTATGAAGGAACAGGTAAAGGGGTGGTGACTATCAATGCTCAAAATACCCCTTATAAAATAGCAACCAACTTCGATTTAGATAAAATAGACGCACAGCCATTACTTAGCGATGCTGCAGGCTTTGATAAGCTAATGGGCAAGGGCTCTTTAAGTTGGAATCTAACCACGGCAGGGCAAAGCCAAAAAACGTTTATTAACGCGCTTAATGGTAAGCTAGGGTTCAAGTTCGCGGATGGTGCCGTTAAGGGAGCAAACGTAGCGGAAATGGTGCGTAAGGGTAAAGAGCTAGTTAAAGGCAACTTTAATGCCGTGTCTGAGGGATTAGATACAGGATTTGAAGAATCTGAGAAAACCGATTTCTCTGCACTTTCTGGTAGTTTTAACTTTACCAATGGCGTAGGCAAAAATACTGATTTATCGTTGATCAGCCCTTTAATACGCATTTCAGGTGAAGGAGACGTTGATTTACCGCAAACGCTGGTTAACTATCGACTAGTAACAGGCGTCGTGGACTCTATTGAAGGTCAAGGTACAACCGATGACAGTACTGGCTTTAAAGTTCCTTTACGCATAAAAGGCCCGTTTCATGACGTGAATATAAAGCTTGATGTAAGCAATGCTTTAAAAGATGAAGCTAAGCAAAAGCTTGATGATGCAAAAGACAAAGCTAAAGATAAAATTAAAGACAAATTAAAAGGTTTGTTTGGCTAA
- the rplX gene encoding 50S ribosomal protein L24 gives MAAKIRRDDEVIVLAGKDKGKRGKVLSVVTESGRVFVEGINLIKKHQKPVPQLNQAGGIVEKEASIDVSNVAIYNSETSKADRVGFKIEDGKKLRIFKSTGKTI, from the coding sequence ATGGCAGCAAAAATCCGTCGTGATGACGAAGTAATCGTACTAGCAGGTAAAGACAAAGGTAAGCGCGGCAAAGTGCTTTCAGTTGTAACCGAGTCTGGTCGAGTATTTGTCGAAGGCATTAACTTAATCAAGAAACACCAAAAGCCGGTTCCACAGTTGAACCAAGCTGGCGGTATTGTTGAGAAAGAGGCGTCTATCGACGTATCAAACGTTGCGATCTACAACTCGGAAACGAGCAAAGCAGATCGTGTAGGTTTCAAGATTGAAGATGGTAAGAAATTACGTATCTTTAAATCTACTGGTAAAACTATCTAA
- a CDS encoding nitroreductase family protein, which yields MQNHKSQPLADFIEYPQEEMLTRANEFLQTSQRRHSIRSFSNRPVPKEIIETCIKAAGTAPSGANHQPWHFVAINSADVKKQIREAAEKLERSFYEGRAGEEWLDALKPLGTDANKPYLEHAPWLIAVFSQKKGGVNTDDKNTNYYVHESVGLATGFLIQALHRAGLATLTHTPKPMSFLTDICGRDKDNERPYMLLITGYPDEHATVPLHALDKKSIDEIASFI from the coding sequence ATGCAAAATCATAAAAGCCAACCATTAGCCGATTTTATAGAATACCCTCAAGAGGAAATGCTGACGCGTGCGAATGAGTTTTTACAAACGAGTCAACGCCGTCATAGTATTCGCAGCTTTAGTAACCGCCCAGTGCCAAAAGAAATCATCGAAACCTGTATAAAAGCGGCAGGTACAGCGCCTAGTGGCGCAAACCACCAGCCTTGGCATTTTGTAGCCATTAATAGTGCAGATGTTAAAAAACAAATACGAGAGGCCGCTGAAAAGCTAGAGCGCTCATTTTATGAAGGTCGCGCAGGCGAAGAATGGCTTGATGCATTAAAACCCTTAGGCACTGATGCTAACAAACCCTATTTAGAGCACGCGCCATGGTTAATCGCGGTGTTTAGTCAAAAAAAGGGGGGTGTAAATACGGACGATAAAAACACCAATTACTATGTGCATGAATCGGTAGGCCTTGCCACTGGCTTTTTAATTCAAGCCTTGCACCGCGCAGGCCTTGCAACACTTACCCACACACCAAAACCGATGAGTTTTCTAACCGATATTTGTGGACGTGATAAAGACAACGAACGCCCTTATATGTTACTTATTACTGGTTACCCAGATGAGCATGCAACAGTGCCGCTGCACGCCCTAGATAAAAAGTCGATTGATGAAATTGCGAGTTTTATTTAA